Proteins encoded by one window of Deltaproteobacteria bacterium:
- a CDS encoding class I SAM-dependent methyltransferase, protein MLYEDPELYDALLPASRDHVQFYDQLAGVHGGPVLELACGSGQLIVPLASKGRRAVGIDNSPQMLQAARQRAAAVGVHVELVEGDMRNFDLGERFSMIFIARNSLLHLSATADFAGLFSSVRRHLVSGGVLAFDVFNPTLRTLARETGERYPVMRISSPSHGELTVEATNGYDAATQVNRATWYISTPTQRDAWVSPLHLRSIFPQELLSLVAANRFKLLSRHGDLRGSEFTGTSPRQVCLCQPD, encoded by the coding sequence ATGCTCTACGAAGATCCTGAACTCTACGACGCGCTCCTTCCGGCTTCGCGGGACCACGTGCAGTTCTACGACCAGCTCGCGGGAGTCCACGGTGGTCCCGTTCTCGAACTCGCTTGCGGCAGCGGTCAGCTGATCGTGCCGCTCGCTAGCAAGGGACGACGAGCCGTCGGGATCGACAACTCTCCCCAGATGCTGCAGGCAGCGCGCCAGCGTGCGGCTGCAGTAGGCGTGCACGTCGAACTTGTCGAAGGTGACATGCGGAACTTCGACTTAGGGGAGCGGTTCTCGATGATCTTCATCGCACGGAACTCGCTCCTTCACCTAAGCGCCACAGCCGACTTCGCGGGGCTTTTCTCGTCGGTGCGGCGGCACCTCGTTAGCGGCGGAGTCCTCGCGTTCGATGTCTTCAATCCGACGCTGCGGACGCTCGCTCGCGAGACTGGAGAGCGGTATCCCGTCATGCGCATCTCCTCCCCTTCCCACGGAGAACTCACGGTGGAGGCGACCAACGGCTACGACGCTGCGACCCAGGTCAACCGAGCGACGTGGTACATCTCGACGCCGACTCAGCGGGATGCGTGGGTCTCGCCTCTGCACCTCAGATCGATTTTCCCGCAGGAGTTACTCTCGTTGGTGGCTGCGAACCGGTTCAAGCTCTTGAGCCGACACGGCGACCTCCGAGGAAGCGAATTCACCGGGACGAGCCCGCGACAGGTCTGCCTTTGCCAGCCCGACTGA
- a CDS encoding 3-hydroxyacyl-CoA dehydrogenase has product MQIHGMGAVVTGGASGLGGATVRELIAAGARVAILDLPRSAGEKVAAELGRGTIFCPCDVTRADEVQAAVDRAVAEFGGIRMAVNCAGIGWAQRTVTKDGPHAIEPFVKVLEVNVVGTFNAIRFEADRMSKNAPDADGERGVIVNTASVAAYDGQIGQAAYSASKGAVVGMTLPIARDLASLGIRVVTIAPGLFDTPLLAGLPEPARQALAANVPFPRRLGRPTEYAHLARTIIENGMLNGEVIRLDGAIRMPPKG; this is encoded by the coding sequence ATGCAGATTCATGGAATGGGCGCGGTCGTGACCGGCGGCGCCTCGGGGCTGGGCGGCGCGACCGTGCGCGAGCTGATCGCCGCGGGCGCGCGCGTCGCGATCCTGGACCTGCCGCGCTCCGCCGGCGAGAAAGTCGCAGCCGAGCTCGGCCGCGGCACGATCTTCTGCCCCTGCGACGTGACCCGCGCCGACGAGGTGCAGGCCGCGGTCGACCGCGCGGTCGCGGAGTTCGGCGGCATCCGAATGGCGGTGAACTGCGCGGGCATCGGCTGGGCGCAGCGCACCGTGACCAAGGACGGCCCGCACGCGATCGAGCCGTTCGTGAAGGTGCTCGAGGTGAACGTGGTGGGCACCTTCAACGCGATCCGCTTCGAAGCCGACCGCATGAGCAAGAACGCCCCCGACGCCGACGGCGAGCGCGGCGTGATCGTGAACACCGCCTCCGTCGCCGCCTACGACGGCCAGATCGGCCAGGCCGCCTACTCCGCGTCGAAGGGCGCGGTGGTCGGCATGACGCTCCCGATCGCGCGCGACCTGGCCTCGCTCGGCATCCGCGTGGTGACGATCGCGCCCGGCCTCTTCGACACGCCGCTCCTCGCCGGCCTGCCCGAGCCCGCCCGCCAGGCGCTGGCCGCCAACGTCCCGTTCCCGCGCCGCCTCGGACGGCCCACCGAGTACGCGCACCTCGCGCGCACGATCATCGAGAACGGGATGCTGAACGGGGAAGTGATCCGCCTCGACGGCGCGATCCGGATGCCGCCGAAGGGGTAG
- the speA gene encoding biosynthetic arginine decarboxylase — protein sequence MRAWTVREASELYGIPYWGGEYFSVSSTGDVLVHPNGPGAAHVNLPALVAELRGRGLRTPLVIRFSDILASRVRHISDCFARAIGEYEYKGRYRGVYPIKVNQQRQVVEELVNFGRPHHLGLEVGSKPELLVGLATLDTPGALIICNGYKDRAYMELALLAQRLGRYVVIVLDRPNELDTLIKISRELGIRPHIGVRARLASKGAGKWAESSGDRSKFGLSAEELMNVVNRLRHDDMLDCLEMLHFHSGSQVTAIRAHKDAFREASHIYTELHKLGAPMGLLDVGGGLGVDYDGSQTNFHSSMNYTTQEYAYDVVSAIRDICDEKAVPHPDIVTEAGRALVSHASVLIFDVLSVDGARTSPQPTQPGADDPKVLQQLFEVFGSISGRNVQESYNDVLQLKEEATTAFALGYLDLQTRARMEELFWACCEKILKIVREMTYVPDDLQRLERQLADKYYGNFSVFQSLPDSWAMKQLFPVVPIHRLDEAPLRRGTFADLTCDSDGKVSEFIDLRDVKNVLELHAPNGRPYYIGVFLVGAYQETLGEMHNLFGDTDAVHVKIYEDGGYTVEQVVQGDAVEQVVQYLGYDRRALAESVRMAAETAMREGRLTLEESALLRRRFEQGMSGYTYLEQES from the coding sequence ATGCGCGCTTGGACGGTTCGCGAAGCCTCTGAGCTGTACGGCATCCCGTATTGGGGTGGGGAGTATTTCTCCGTGAGCTCGACGGGGGACGTGCTCGTGCACCCCAACGGGCCGGGCGCCGCGCACGTGAACCTGCCCGCGCTGGTCGCGGAGCTGCGCGGGCGCGGACTGCGCACGCCGCTGGTGATCCGCTTCTCCGACATCCTGGCGAGCCGCGTCCGGCACATCTCCGACTGCTTCGCCCGCGCGATCGGCGAGTACGAGTACAAGGGTCGCTACCGCGGCGTGTACCCGATCAAGGTCAACCAGCAGCGCCAGGTGGTGGAGGAGCTGGTGAACTTCGGGCGCCCCCATCATCTGGGGCTCGAGGTCGGCTCCAAGCCCGAGCTCCTGGTCGGCCTGGCGACGCTGGACACTCCCGGCGCGTTGATCATCTGCAACGGCTACAAGGACCGCGCCTACATGGAGCTGGCGCTGCTGGCGCAGCGGCTCGGCCGCTACGTGGTGATCGTGCTCGACCGGCCCAACGAGCTCGACACGCTGATCAAGATCAGCCGCGAGCTCGGCATCCGGCCGCACATCGGCGTGCGCGCGCGCCTGGCGAGCAAGGGCGCGGGAAAGTGGGCGGAGTCCTCCGGCGACCGCTCGAAGTTCGGGCTCTCCGCCGAGGAGCTGATGAACGTCGTGAACCGGCTCCGGCACGACGACATGCTCGACTGCCTCGAAATGCTGCACTTCCACAGCGGCTCGCAGGTCACCGCGATCCGCGCCCACAAGGACGCCTTCCGCGAGGCGTCGCACATCTACACCGAGCTGCACAAGCTCGGCGCGCCGATGGGGCTGCTCGACGTGGGCGGCGGGCTCGGCGTGGACTACGACGGCTCGCAGACGAACTTCCATTCCTCGATGAACTACACCACGCAGGAGTACGCCTACGACGTGGTGAGCGCGATCCGCGACATCTGCGACGAGAAGGCGGTGCCGCACCCCGACATCGTCACCGAGGCCGGACGCGCGCTGGTCTCGCACGCGTCGGTGCTGATCTTCGACGTGCTCTCCGTGGACGGCGCGCGCACCAGTCCGCAGCCCACGCAGCCCGGCGCGGACGACCCGAAGGTGCTGCAGCAGCTCTTCGAGGTCTTCGGCTCGATCTCGGGCCGCAACGTGCAGGAGTCCTACAACGACGTGCTGCAGCTGAAGGAGGAGGCGACCACCGCGTTCGCGCTGGGCTACCTGGACCTGCAGACGCGCGCGCGGATGGAAGAGCTCTTCTGGGCCTGCTGCGAGAAGATCCTGAAGATCGTGCGCGAGATGACCTACGTGCCCGACGACCTGCAGCGGCTGGAGCGGCAGCTCGCGGACAAGTACTACGGGAACTTCTCGGTGTTCCAGTCACTGCCCGACTCGTGGGCGATGAAACAGCTCTTCCCGGTCGTGCCGATCCACCGGCTCGACGAAGCGCCGCTGCGGCGCGGGACGTTCGCGGATCTGACCTGCGACTCCGACGGTAAGGTGAGCGAGTTCATCGACCTGCGCGACGTGAAGAACGTGCTCGAGCTGCACGCGCCCAACGGCCGCCCGTACTACATCGGAGTCTTCCTGGTCGGCGCCTATCAGGAGACGCTGGGCGAGATGCACAACCTGTTCGGCGACACCGACGCGGTTCACGTGAAGATCTACGAGGACGGCGGCTACACGGTCGAGCAGGTGGTGCAGGGCGACGCGGTCGAGCAGGTGGTGCAGTACCTGGGCTACGACCGCCGCGCGCTGGCCGAGTCGGTGCGGATGGCGGCCGAGACCGCGATGCGCGAGGGACGGCTCACGCTCGAGGAGTCCGCGCTGCTGCGCCGCCGCTTCGAGCAGGGCATGAGCGGCTACACCTATCTGGAACAGGAGTCCTAG
- a CDS encoding HAD family hydrolase, protein MHRHSWSAILPQPLLTRRRVLHSLALVTTPSAQRARRPRVAAVFFDFGGTLFSYRQVGMDTGRLVYEAVGRLGVEAEPGRIGAAYREAMRDAYLALQEQPYYLHRELFSDTWRRFARGLGAEPRADWVDWLIESQRGIVTEKFELREDCLATLAELRASGLRVAVVSNIDDDYLHPMIERAGLADLLHHWTSSEEARSCKPDAAIYRYACAKASCEPERVLFVGDSPEQDIAGARALGMVTALIREEDAPPPGSGVGAAGSPHHQISRLSEVLPLALK, encoded by the coding sequence ATCCATCGTCACTCATGGTCCGCGATTCTACCGCAGCCGCTTTTGACACGACGGCGCGTGCTGCATAGCCTCGCGCTCGTGACGACTCCCTCGGCGCAGCGCGCGCGCAGGCCCCGCGTCGCCGCCGTCTTCTTCGACTTCGGCGGGACGCTGTTCAGCTACCGCCAGGTGGGCATGGACACCGGCCGGCTGGTCTACGAGGCGGTGGGCCGGCTCGGCGTCGAGGCCGAGCCCGGGCGGATCGGCGCGGCGTACCGCGAGGCGATGCGCGACGCGTACCTCGCGCTGCAGGAGCAGCCGTACTACCTGCACCGGGAGCTCTTCTCGGACACCTGGCGTCGCTTCGCGCGCGGGCTCGGCGCCGAGCCGCGCGCGGACTGGGTCGACTGGCTGATCGAGAGCCAGCGCGGGATCGTGACCGAGAAGTTCGAGCTCCGCGAGGACTGCCTGGCCACGCTCGCGGAGCTGCGCGCGTCCGGTCTTCGCGTCGCCGTGGTCTCGAACATCGACGACGACTACCTGCACCCGATGATCGAGCGCGCGGGGCTCGCGGACCTGCTCCACCACTGGACCAGCTCCGAGGAGGCGCGCTCGTGCAAGCCCGACGCGGCCATCTACCGCTACGCCTGCGCGAAGGCGAGCTGCGAGCCGGAGCGGGTGCTTTTCGTCGGCGACTCGCCGGAGCAGGACATCGCCGGCGCGCGGGCCCTCGGCATGGTGACGGCGCTGATCCGCGAAGAGGACGCTCCGCCGCCCGGCAGCGGCGTCGGGGCGGCCGGCTCGCCCCACCACCAGATCTCGCGTCTGTCGGAAGTGCTCCCGCTCGCGCTGAAGTGA